The Plasmodium vinckei vinckei genome assembly, chromosome: PVVCY_08 genome contains the following window.
TGGCGGCGAAGGAAGTTGTGGTGGTGTTGGTGGTGGAGGCTGTTGTGGAGGAGGTGGTGGTGGATTTTGTTGTGAATTTGATGGTGACTGATTCAATTTATTCCCACCATCTATTGGACTTCCTGGGCCAGACTGTTTATCACTTGATTTAGGAGGAGTTCCAACTTGATTAAGATGGCtagttatattattaataatattattaaaatgacTACTAGATACATtgtaaacattttttaaattttccaCAGTGTCATTATATGCACCACTGATTTTATCCTTAGCATCTTTAAACATTTTCTGGTTTTGTTGAATAAATTGGGAAGTTTTATTCAATTTGTCCGTTCCATTTAATAGAAATTTAAGAATTGATGATCCCAAATCAAAAGATCCCCCTGACGTATTTGATACGGGATCACTTGGTCCACCACCAGGATTTTCATTTCCACTACTTGAACCTCCTGTTTGAGGTGTTTGTAATGGAGCATCGTCTTGTGAAGGGGATTGTCCTGGTTTTTGTTGTGTTTGTGATTTCGATGGTATTTCTGGTGGTCGACCTGGTTTCTGTGAATTTGGTTGTTGTGGTGGTGCTGATGGTATTGGAGGTACTGATGGTGGTTGTGATACGGGTGATGGTGTTGTGCTTGTTCCAGATGGCGCAGTTTCTGGTTGTCCAGGTACTGAATTTCCATCTGGTGATTTCCCGGatagttttttttgatttccTGAACCTCCTTGACTATCTTTATCTGCATGACCATCTGTCCCACCACCTGTTCCATCAGATGATTTTCCTTGACCATCTGCTCCACTATCTGTTCCAGTACCTTGATTTCTCACCCCCGTTGATTGACTTGATCCTTTGGGTCCTAGTGAAGAGTTGTCCACCTGGTCTGTTTTCTTTTGTGGATCATCTTTTGGTTTTCCCTCTGAATTTCCTGGTTGACTGGTTCCACCTCCTAATGCATTGGCTCCGCTACCTTTACTTCCTTTAGTACTGCCTGAATCCTTTGTTCCACTTTGATGGGTTGGTTCTGATTTTTTAGATGTTTGCAATGAAGgatcattttttgaaatcGGTCCTGGTGGTGATGATTGTTCTTTCTTTTGTGATGATGTTGGTGATTGCGGTTGTGGTTGTATTGATTTTTTGCCTGGTGTTTGTGCATCTGGTTGTTCTGGTGGTTTGGGGACTGGTGGCTTTACAGGTGCTATTGGTTGTCCTTGTGATTGTGATCCTTGTTGTTTTGCTTCTAGTTTTGGTTGTGAGCGTGGTGCTGGTGGTGGTTTTAGATGTGGTGATCCTGGATTTCTACGTTGTGGATTCTCGGAAGCTCGAGTCTGTGGTCCTTTGTCggattttttatgttttccAGGATCTTGTGATTTTTGTAatgcaattttttttccaactTCCTCATCATTCGATTTCACTACTTTACACTCTTTATCATCAAAGCTAGGTCTTGCGTTAACAGTCAATAAATATCGGTTTTCACCTTTAAACGTTTCGAGAGATTTAACACGATTAAGTATTAATTTCTTTTCGGTTGCCTTAATACTATAATTATTAGAAATTTTTTGCATTCTAAAAATTtcatatatcatttttaaactATCCAATAATTTTAGATATGGCCCACATTCGTTAGTAGATTTATGAATAGTTTTATAATAGTTATTACATTGAGAGGAATACCTTCCAAGATTCTTGTTATAAggatttttattgtattcAGTAATTagtttacatatataattaagtAAGCTATAAAATTCGCTCATTTTCTTAATAGTAGCATCCTTATAAAGTTTTTTACTAATAGTTTCCCAATAATTAACATTTCCCATAATGttttctaaattatttttataagatTCTTCCAGAGTTTCTTTATAATCGTTATTTATcctaaataatttatctcCCATCCATATCATAAAAACCTCAATATGCCGTTTGTCACCATCTGACCAATTAAAAGCTTTAccaattttcataatttcgttaaataaatatgatccCAAAGCGTTAACTCTTTCATAGTCAtttgtgcatatatttcCATAAGGACAATAAGAATGGCATTTCGTGAATCTATTAAACCTGCGCACATTGACACCTTTAttgttaaaattttcatcaaCTTCGCTAAGTAAGTCACActaagaaaatatttttaaaattttaaataaaaataaatagtaataaaaatgttattgaaatgaaatataatagTAACTTGTAGATAGTGCAACATTTCAAACAATATAAAGACAGTTGTtctatttaaaatatatatacttactGTTTTATCATCCATTGTAATGACATTTTATCTTTAATCTATCGATGTTTGgca
Protein-coding sequences here:
- a CDS encoding PIR protein CIR protein; this translates as MDDKTCDLLSEVDENFNNKGVNVRRFNRFTKCHSYCPYGNICTNDYERVNALGSYLFNEIMKIGKAFNWSDGDKRHIEVFMIWMGDKLFRINNDYKETLEESYKNNLENIMGNVNYWETISKKLYKDATIKKMSEFYSLLNYICKLITEYNKNPYNKNLGRYSSQCNNYYKTIHKSTNECGPYLKLLDSLKMIYEIFRMQKISNNYSIKATEKKLILNRVKSLETFKGENRYLLTVNARPSFDDKECKVVKSNDEEVGKKIALQKSQDPGKHKKSDKGPQTRASENPQRRNPGSPHLKPPPAPRSQPKLEAKQQGSQSQGQPIAPVKPPVPKPPEQPDAQTPGKKSIQPQPQSPTSSQKKEQSSPPGPISKNDPSLQTSKKSEPTHQSGTKDSGSTKGSKGSGANALGGGTSQPGNSEGKPKDDPQKKTDQVDNSSLGPKGSSQSTGVRNQGTGTDSGADGQGKSSDGTGGGTDGHADKDSQGGSGNQKKLSGKSPDGNSVPGQPETAPSGTSTTPSPVSQPPSVPPIPSAPPQQPNSQKPGRPPEIPSKSQTQQKPGQSPSQDDAPLQTPQTGGSSSGNENPGGGPSDPVSNTSGGSFDLGSSILKFLLNGTDKLNKTSQFIQQNQKMFKDAKDKISGAYNDTVENLKNVYNVSSSHFNNIINNITSHLNQVGTPPKSSDKQSGPGSPIDGGNKLNQSPSNSQQNPPPPPPQQPPPPTPPQLPSPPIPTPITLPDPLKGSPQQKQPSSQSQTITQHPPQVPVKVNQPNHKTVVQFVKSLSSDLILKKPWNIFPTTWNGSGDCKPEVNFMNTTLVCCTSEQCSLTGITVTLVLIPIILLIAYKYLSFGSSKKSEKKNMKKVINFHDGKRKTKIIISSNDRSKDLKPVINSIGGKKDSLLNIYKIIQADPMPFINLFFLLIFFVYKRKRDTIE